GCCTTGAGGCGAGTCAGGTACTCCGGAAGTTTGCCGACGTTGGCGATCCCGTTCAGGGCACAGAGCGTGAATGTGGGGCCGAACAGCGCATCACCGGCCAAGCAGTCGAGGATACTTTCGGTGACGAGGACTGCGGCGTCCCCGCGCTTCATGATCCAGGGAGACTTGATGCCGATCGTGGCGCGCAGGAGTTCGTTCGGCACGTCATGGAGCGCCCGGCATTCCACTCCATGCATGAAGTGGACATTGGGGCCGGGAAGCGGGATGCCGATGTATGGGGTCTTGGCCTCGCCGCGGGCCATCCAGACCGCTCCGACGTGGGGATAGTACGGGACCTGCCGAGAGAGAAAATACTGCCGGAGCTCTGCTTCCTTCTCAGGTGTCATGCTGGCCTTGGCGCTGTGGTAGGCCTGCCGCGCCAGCTCGATCCGCTGCCGCTGATCTTGGTTCGAATCCTTCCGGGTTCGCCTGGGAGTAGGGCCGAAGGAGATGGGATAACCGAGCAGCTTGCACACCGCTTCGGGGAACGTGAGCTGGAATGTCTGTTGGATGAACTCGATGCCATCGCCGTGCGTGCCCGGGCCAAAGTCATACCAGACCCAGGCGCCGTTGACACGGGAGACGGAAAACGACGGGTGGCGGTCGTCGCGCAAGGGAGAGTGGAAGAGCGCATGATCCGGGCGGCGGGACACGGGCTTGTGGCCCAGTTCGATGAGGATCTCGATGAGATTGACGGAACGGGCCCGCCGGATATCGTCAGGCGAGAGCTTCATGATGGGTCGTGATCCTTTGCGTAATCCTGTGATGGAGGTGCCGGCAGGGAGGGTATTACTGCGAAGACGCCGTCGGATTGTGTGATTCGGCACCTTTCTCCTATTCATCCTCCAGCGCGTAGACACGCGACGGCTTTTCGACCATCAGCGCATCCAGCTGGGACTTGATCGCTCGCATCCCTTCGCGAACGACCGTGGCGACGGATTCGTCCGTGCGGATGCGCGCCGGCTCCATCCCCGAGAGGAGGCCCTTGGCCTGATCGACGAGCTTCTGCAGGTCCAGATCCTGGCTGAGATTGCGCGCATCGAACCGGTTCAGGAAGTCCATCAGGTTGGTCACCGTGCTGGCCTTGAAGGTTTTGGTCTTGCCGTTGGCACTGGGCGTGAGTCGCTCCATCAGGTGATCGACCAACTCGGCCATCGCCTCGCGCAAGGTGGTCTTGGCTTCCTCAAGCATCTGCCTGACTTTTTGCGAGACGTTGTCGGTCTCACGCGTCAGCAGCCGCTCGCTGAGAGCACTCAGGGTTCCGGGAAGGTCGAACGTCAGGTATTGGCATTCGAAGAGAAAGCCGGCCTTGACCGTATCGACGTCCGGGTAATCGGCAGGATTGTAGAGGTCGGCCAACTTGAGTTGGGCTTCTTCTCTGCGCTGGGGGTAGACTTGGACAAAATAGTCGATTAGGCTCTCTCGTTTCTCTTTGAAGTTCGTGATCAGCTCGTCGACTTCTTCGAGGAGCGCATTGGGGACGAGGTAGATGCCCGGCCGCAGGGAGGAGGGCAGCGTATAGCTGGAGAGTCGCTTGCGGATCTGCGCGTCCAGTTTCGTAATTTCCTTGAATTCAGGACAGGCCAGAATCGCCTTGGTCACCTTGACCAGGGCGCGGTCGGTCTCGACCGCGAGCACATCCTGGCGGACGGTCCGCTTGATGCCGAGCTTCCGCAAGGTGAGGACGAGGCAGACCGCGTTCTTCCAGAGTGCGGAGAGAGTGGCTTGTGGAGTGTCCATGGAGAACCTCATGCGTGATGTGAACGGTGGACATGCGAGTGGTCCTGGTGCTCGCCGTGGAGGAGCCGTTCGGGCCGCTCGATGACTTCGGTCTGGCCGCCCGCGAGCTGGTTCAATAAGTTGAGTAAATCGTCTGCCTCTCGGTGATTGGGCATGCTGATGTCGTCCGTCGTAACTGTCAGGGTGCCGTCCGGCGCGATGTGCACGCGAATGGCGTCGGGCCTGTGCATGACCGGCTCCTTTCCATCGAGCGATTAAAACTTGCTGAGGACGAAGGTGGATTCCGACGTGTCCGTGGACTCGACGGTCCAGCCGAATTGGGATGCCACCGCGTCAAGAATCTGGTGGGCGTAGGCTCGTTGCAGCGTCTCGACGAGTTCTTCTTGGCCGCGTGGAATCACAACCGACCCGGGGGATACGAAGAGCGTGATCCCGTCGGGTGTCCGGATGCGAAGGGATGCTCCCTCAAGGAACACCGTCCAGCCGAGTCGTTCAGCGGCTTGCTTGAGGAGCCTCTGATCGGCAGCCTTGAGTTCGACCGTGGTGGTGGCGGTCATCCAGCAGGGCATGTGGACCTCGTTAAGAAAAATAGAAAGAGAGTCACCTAGGCCGCGTACATGCGGGGGCTCGGTCCCTGCGCGGCCTCAGCCTTGTCCATTAGATAGGGGCCGGGGTAGCTGGCGGAGAGGTACCGGTAATTGGCTTGCGAGCGCAGCTCTTTGAGCTGGTCCGCGGCGCGGATGGAGACCGGGATGATGTAGGCGCTCGCTTCTTCCAGGGAGCAACCGAGTTGCCAGCTCAGCTCGCAACAGGTCCGGATCTCGTCGCCGGTCCAGCCTTGGTCTGGTGGCTGAGCCATCTCGGCTGGGATCCGGAAATGTTTGCGATAGATGGCCCAGATGGTTTCCCGCTCGGCTGCCGAAGGCAGATCGAAGAACACGACGCCGTACTTGAAGCGGCGGAGCAGCTCCGGCGGGAGCGCGCTCACGTTGTTGCTGGTGGCGATGAAGAGGACATTGTCATCGGCCACGGCGCTGACGACGCCGAGCGCCTGGCGCAGCTGGCCTTCCGATTGACCGACGAGCGACGCCTTCATCGCGCCGAGGTCGAAGCAAATCGCGGGCACGCCGGCTTCCGTGCCGCTGGCTTTGGCGACCATGGATTTGCACGTCCCCGGCGGGCCGACGAAGATGATGCCTCTCGCCTTGTGATCCTGCATATAGGTGAGCAAGGTCCCCAGCATGGAGACGGTGACGCCCGACGAGTCCTGATTGGAGGAGAGGGAGCCGCTGAACATTTTCTCGATTTCATCAAGGAAGACGACGGCCTTCGGCGGATCGTTGCCTTTGAAGAGTTTCGCGAGGAAGTCTTTGGCGGCTTGCACGCCGCCAATGTCGTGGAACCGTTCGTTCCCGCCCCACACGGAGAGCCCGGGTGTGGCGTTGATCATCTGCCGTTTCCGTTCCCAGAGCCGCGCCAGGTTGATGCCGTTCCGTTTGCTCAGCGACAGGGCCACGACCTGTTCGGCCGGAAAAGCCGCGAGCCCCTGGAGGGCGGAGACGGCCTGCGCCATCGCCTCGTCTGGAGGAGTTTCGATCTGGGCCTGCACGCATTGGTCCTTGATGATCGCGGCCAGTTGCTCCCGCCCCGGCAGGGTTTCTTCCAGGACCAGGAGATCATGGAAGAGTTCCGCGGGTACGTCGATCGCCGGAGCCAGCAAGACGAGGGTCGCCGGTTTGCCCTTGAAGAGGTCGCGCAAATTCCAGATGCCTTGGGAGACGAACTCGTTGCGGATGAAGCGGTGGGCGTTGTGAAAGAAAACGACGCTCTTCGGAGGCACATTTGCAAGGAGCTTGAGGGTTTCCGAGGGATTCATCGTGACGTTGGACTTGGTACTGCCGAGCAGCGTCGCCAGGGCTTTCTCGGCTCCGCTGTTGACGGGCATGAGCCCGCGGCTGACGTCCCAGGAGAAGACGGGGTCTTCCTGATCGGATCCAGGACTTCGCAACCCGTAGGTCCGGACCAGGCCGATCGTCGCGGCGGGATCGGGTGTGGTGATGGCGAGGAGCGGAACCGAAACCCTGCGGGCGCGGACGAACTGCGCCACGAGATCAGGCATGGAAGTCTGCATCGCACTCTCCTTCGTGATGGCTCGTTGCGAGGATGAAAGAGGAGATGGTTACGTAGGTGAATGATCGGATGACTGTGACGGTCGCTGCGCGGCTCGTTGAGATGGAGCACGCTCGCCCGATTCGGTGGAAGCGGTTTGTCTGGAGACGGGAGCGTTGACGAGTGCGGTGACCTGGCGCGCACACTGAATGAACGCGTCGTCATGTCCCTGCACGTATGCCTCTTCGCATTGGTCGAGCAGGCGCATGGAGGAAGGGAAGCGCGGATCGTTGCTGGTGATCCCGGCGGTGAGTTCGGCCAGGCGGCGGAACCGTTTGAGCCAGCGGTCCGGGCCGGTGAGTACCGGGAGAGTGGCGGACCTGGTGCCGTCGTAGCCGTGGGGGTTGACGGTCCAGGCGCCGAGGCAACGGCCGGCTTGATCGACGGCTTTGACAGCGGTGATCTTGGCGATGGGGATTGTGACTCCGGAATCGAGATTGACGCTGCCCTTTGCGCTCGGGTCGAGGATCTCGAGGATTCTGCCGTCCTGCAGTCGGTCGTTGGCATCGCGGTAGACCACGGTCCATCCGACCTGAAGCCCGACGTTCTGATCCGTCGGCGACACGGTCGCCCTGTTGAGCGGGATGGATGGTGGAAGCGACTGGGGAGGCATGGCCGACCTCTCTATATAATGGGTAAACGGTCAACTGCACTTCGTCCAGCTGCAGTGTGGGCAGACCAGACAATTCTCCTGCCGAATGGTGCCCTGGTTGCATTGCGGGCAGGGAGGGAGTCCCTCGCCGTTCTCTTTGATCAGCTGGCTCATGCGGAGTGCTCGGATGATGGCGGCCGGGATACTGGCAACCGAGCCGTACCGCTGGTTGGCCTTTTCCAGTTGTTCGAGCAAGGCCTCCACAGGCACACCCGATCGCAAGGAGATGGAGAGGACCCGGGCAAAGGATTCGTAGATTTCCGCGTTGCTGGCCTCGACGGGCGTGTGGATGAAGACTTCGAGCGGTCTGGTCTTGAGAGTTGAGATCGTGACGTACACATGCCCGTCCGTCGTCTTCACATGCACCCGCTTCGCGTCCAGGACATCCGGCAGCTCGAAGGGGTGGGCAACAGGGAGGTCCGCGTCTGGCACCTGGCTTGTTCCGTTCGTGGACAGGCTCCCATTGCGGTCCGCCTTGCCCAGATTGAGCACTTGGCTGGCACGACTCCCATCGCGGTAGACGGTGATCCCGCTGCAATCGAGTTCCCATGCGAGCACATAAGCGTGGCGGACGTCTTCAACGGTTGCCATGGAGGGCAGGTTGATCGTCTTGCTGACCGCCGTGTCGCTGAACTGCTGCCAGGCAGCCTGGACCTGGACATGCTGCTCGGAGGTGAGATCGTGGGCCACTGTAAAGACCTGTTGCCAGTGGGCGGGAACGTCCTTGAGCCCGCGGCACGACCCGTGATTGGCCGCGATCTTGTCGATGAGAACGTCGTGCCACCAGCCTTCGCGCCTGGCCGTCGCTTCGAAGAGGTCGCACAGGTAGGGAAGCTTCCTGCCTTCGAGGACGTGCTTGAACCAGACCAGCGCGAACTCGGGCTCACAGCCGGCACTGGTGTCGGCGATCATGCTGATCGACCCAGTCGGGGCCACGGTGGTCACGTAGCTGTGCCGCACCTTTCTCCCTTCCTGTTCATGCTTGCTTCCCTTCCACGCCGGATACACGCCTCGTGTGTGGGCCAGTTGCTCCGACGCGCGCCACGCCATGGCCTTCATCTGGTGTGCGAGCCGCTCGGTCAAGCGTATGGCTTCTTCGCTGCCGTAGGGAAGGCCCAACATCATCAACAGCCGTGCATATCCCATGATCCCGAGGCCGATGCGGCGGGTCTGCCGCGTCATGGCGTTGATCTGGGGGAGCGGATGGTCGTTGGCATCGATGATGTTGTCCAGGAATCGAACCGCGAGCCGGATGGTCTGGTCGAGACGCTCCCAGTCGAGCTCGTACTGATCATGGCCGGGCAGGATCCGAAGATGCTTGGCTAAGTCGATGGAGCCAAGCGTGCAGGCATCGAAGCCATGCAGAGGGATCTCACCGCAGGGATTGGTCGAGACGATTTCGCCCATGTTTGGAATCGGACAGGCCCGGTTCGCGCGGTCGATGAAGAAGAGCCCGGGATCGCCGGTCTTCCAGGCTTCCTCGACGATGCGATCGAAGACCAGCCGTGCGGAGATGTGTTTGATGGGCTGCATCGTGCGGGGGTTGATCAGGGCGTAGAGCCTGTCCTCCTTGACCGCGGTCATGAACTCGTCGGTAGCGGCCACGCTGATGTTGAAGTTCCGGATCTGGCCGTCGTGCGTCTTGCACCTCACGAAGTCCAGGATATCGGGGTGCTGGACATGGAGAATCCCCATGTTCGCGCCCCTGCGGGTTCCGCCCTGGCGTACCTGTTCGGTGGCGCCGTCAATGATCTTCATGAAGGAGACCGGGCCGGATGCCACGCCGCCTGAGCTCCTCACACGATCGCCCTTCGGACGCAAATTGGAGAACGAAAACCCGGTGCCTCCGCCACTTTTGTGGATCAACAAGGCCGCAGTCACGGCATCCCCGATCGACTGCATGTCATCCTCGATGGGGATCACGAAACAGGCGGAGTACTGCTTGTGCGCGCCCGGCCGGCCGGCGTTCATCAAGGTGGGGGAATTGGGCAGGAAGGTTCGAGAGGCGAGCATCCGGCGGAACTGCTCCTCGATGGATGCCACTTCTTCATGTGTCGCCTCGTACAGGGTCTCGACCACGGCGATTTCACGGGCGACCCGTGCCCAGAGTTGGTCCACGGTTTCGACGATGTTTCCCTGGTCATCCTTGGCCAGGTACCGTTCTCGGAGGACGGTGAGAGCGTTGTCCGATAGCGGAATGTACTCCATGGTGGAGGGTGGGATCGGATCGGTCAGGTTGTTCGTCATCAGTCAACCTTCAATGAGTCGGAGGTTGTCGCACCTTTAAACGTGCAACGCCTCAATTGAGAATTACTTCCCGGGTTTGGGAGCCTGCGAATGTTGCAAAAAACCATGAGTCAGGACGGGTGCCAGAGCCGCCTTCTGGGTCAAACAAAACAATTGGGGAGCGGCTTGCCCGAACGGAGGAGGTGTCGCGCCTCTTGCCATTCGGGTTGGAAAATCCGATCGCAAAGGGTAGGATGATTGACAATTGGACCTCAGTTGTGTACCATTTTGTCACTCACATTGGAGGTTAGGCCATGAAGTTCATTACCGTGCGAGAACTGCGAGGGCGGCCGAGCGAGGTGTGGTCGAAACTCTCACGTGACAAGGATCTGGTTCTCACGTCGAACGGGAAACCGATTGCGATCCTTTCAGCCGTGTCCGAGGAAACACTAGAAAGCTCGCTGGTCGCGCTCCGGCGGGCCCGCGCCGTCGCCGCGGTTGAAGTGATGCAGTCTCAATCTATTGCCGCCGGAACCGACAAGCTGTCTCTGGAAGAGATTAATGCTGAGATCGCGTCGACTCGGAAGACCCGGCGGCGGTGATCGTCGTCGTCGACACGAATGTGCTCGTGGCCGGCCTCTTGTCCCCCTTTGGCCCACCTGGTGAAATCGTCCGCATGATTGCCTCTGGGACCCTGACCGTAGCCTATGACGCCCGAATCATGGCAGAGTACGTGGAGGTTCTCCGGCGCCCGAAGTTTTCATTCGGCAGGGAGCATGTCGACGCGTTCCTGGATCAATTGAAAGCGACGGGAACCGTTGCGGCGGGTGATCCACTCCCGGCTCGCTTGCCGGACCCGAATGACGAACCCTTCCTGGAAGTCGCCCTGGCCGGCCGTGTCCGGTGCCTGATTACTGGAAACGTGAAGCACTTCCCCCCTGGGGCCCGACAAGGCTCTCAGATATTGACTCCCCGTGAGTTTCTCGACTTCTACCGGAAGAGCCTTCGGGGGAAGCCTCGCCCAGGTTGAGAGGCTCATAGTCGTCTCGGCCGCCTACTGACTCCCATGAATCACATCGATCCGCAAATCGAAAAACATAAGTTCGTATTTTCCGCTTTCCGCGAAGCGCATTTTTCGCTGTCGCTACAAATGAAAGACGAGGAGTATCCTAAGGATGGCTTCGCGGACGTTAAGACAATAATGCGTGATGACAGCGTTGTCGAATGGCAACTGGGTGGATGGCTTGATGAAGACCAGATGCGAGTGGCGCGGAAGAAAGAACGCCTTGAAACAGAACTCAGGAGGGTCATCTCAAGAATTCCGAATACAACAGTGAACTTTAGACTATGCCTGATCTTGCCAAGGGATGACGCCGAGCGATTCCAAAAGTCTGAGGCAGACGCGCTTAAATCTGAACTCCAGCACCTCATTCAGAAAACGGATTCGGACTGGACGGCACAGCCCCTACTGCAATCGCCTCAAGGGCAACTCTGCAGAGACTTTACAAAGTATCCGAGACTGGAGAGATACTTGCACAGTTTTCTGCTTATGCCCAGAGGGGCGCAAGATAGGCCTCACCAACGATGGATTGAAATGGAAGGATGGGGAGGTGCGTATAACCCCCTCACAGCGGTTGAGGCTCTTCGCAAGATTGTTGCGAAAAAGGCAGGTCGCTACGGTGGATTACAAGGCGTCGATGCTCGGCTTCTGCTTCATTACGACGAAGCGATCCTCTATAACTCTCCTTATCAGGATAGTGATACAACACTAGAAGACATGGCTCAACTTGCCGGACATTGGCTGAGCCTAGATTTTCCAAACCTGTCTGCCACCTTTCGGGAGGTTTACCTCCTGCACACGCCCGAGCGCTGTGCGTACCAAGTTTTTCCTGCCATCTTTAAGTGTATGGGGAACAATGCTTCACCATACGAGTGAAGGAAAACATGGCGGTCTCATCGCCGCTGATCTTCTGCACCCTGTCTAGGGAAGGTCTGATTTATTCCTCGCGCGTGATGTGCTACGGGTAGCGCAGCACCGGTCAGGAGGCGCCCCCATGTCGCAACAGACCTTTGCAGAAGCGAGCTTTGAACAGTATCGGAAACCGACCCGCCGCGAGCGGTTTCTGGCGGAGATGGAGCAGGTGATTCCGTGGAGCGAGCTGGCAGCGGTTATCGAGCCGTACTATCCCAAGGCGGAGGGGGCCGGGCGTCCGCCGGTCGGAGTCGAGCGAATGCTCCGTATCCATTTCCTGCAACATTGGTTCAATCTGTCTGACCCGGCGGTGGAGGAGGCCCTGTATGACTCCCGCGCCATGCGGCAGTTCGTTGGCATTGATCTGGGGCGCGAGCCTGTACCGGATGAGACGACCATCTGCAAATTTCGGCATCTCCTGGAAGCCCATCGGTTGGGCGAGCAACTCTTTGCCTTGATCCGGACGTATCTGGCCGAGCAGGGGCTGCAGATCAGCCGGGGGACCATCGTGGATGCCACGATCATCAGCGCCCCCAGTTCCACGAAGAATCGCACGAAGGAGCGGGATCCGGAGATGCATCAGACGAAGAAGGGCAACCAGTGGTATTTCGGGATGAAGGCCCATATTGGAGTAGACAGCCGGACGAAGCTGATTCATTCAGTGGCAGCCACCGCCGCCAATGTGCATGACAGTCAGGTGTTGCCGGAGCTGCTGCATGGACAGGAGACGCGGGTGTGGGGCGATGCCGCCTATAGTGGCCAACGCGACGTGATTCAGCAACATGTGCCTGGGGCCAAGAGCTTCGTGCAGACGAAAGCACATCGCCATCGGCCGCTGAGTGAAACCGAGCGCGCCCGGAACCGGACCAAGTCGAAGGTGCGGGCCAAAGTCGAACACGTGTTCTTGGTGATGAAACAGATCTTTGGATGGGCCAAAGTCCGCTACCGGGGGCTGGCGAAGAATACGAATTGGCTCTTTGTCACGTGCGGCTTAACGAATCTGTATCTGGCGCGACGACGCCTCTTGGCGGGAACGTAGGAG
The DNA window shown above is from Nitrospira tepida and carries:
- a CDS encoding CHC2 zinc finger domain-containing protein, whose amino-acid sequence is MKLSPDDIRRARSVNLIEILIELGHKPVSRRPDHALFHSPLRDDRHPSFSVSRVNGAWVWYDFGPGTHGDGIEFIQQTFQLTFPEAVCKLLGYPISFGPTPRRTRKDSNQDQRQRIELARQAYHSAKASMTPEKEAELRQYFLSRQVPYYPHVGAVWMARGEAKTPYIGIPLPGPNVHFMHGVECRALHDVPNELLRATIGIKSPWIMKRGDAAVLVTESILDCLAGDALFGPTFTLCALNGIANVGKLPEYLTRLKAKIVYLALDNDPEPDKGPKAQQEAIVLLTRLGMHVVEVRVHHQAGVKDLHKLLLHAPTRISLFRLTESGIHHQPTSSAPSLCS
- a CDS encoding AAA family ATPase produces the protein MQTSMPDLVAQFVRARRVSVPLLAITTPDPAATIGLVRTYGLRSPGSDQEDPVFSWDVSRGLMPVNSGAEKALATLLGSTKSNVTMNPSETLKLLANVPPKSVVFFHNAHRFIRNEFVSQGIWNLRDLFKGKPATLVLLAPAIDVPAELFHDLLVLEETLPGREQLAAIIKDQCVQAQIETPPDEAMAQAVSALQGLAAFPAEQVVALSLSKRNGINLARLWERKRQMINATPGLSVWGGNERFHDIGGVQAAKDFLAKLFKGNDPPKAVVFLDEIEKMFSGSLSSNQDSSGVTVSMLGTLLTYMQDHKARGIIFVGPPGTCKSMVAKASGTEAGVPAICFDLGAMKASLVGQSEGQLRQALGVVSAVADDNVLFIATSNNVSALPPELLRRFKYGVVFFDLPSAAERETIWAIYRKHFRIPAEMAQPPDQGWTGDEIRTCCELSWQLGCSLEEASAYIIPVSIRAADQLKELRSQANYRYLSASYPGPYLMDKAEAAQGPSPRMYAA
- a CDS encoding adenosylcobalamin-dependent ribonucleoside-diphosphate reductase, whose amino-acid sequence is MTNNLTDPIPPSTMEYIPLSDNALTVLRERYLAKDDQGNIVETVDQLWARVAREIAVVETLYEATHEEVASIEEQFRRMLASRTFLPNSPTLMNAGRPGAHKQYSACFVIPIEDDMQSIGDAVTAALLIHKSGGGTGFSFSNLRPKGDRVRSSGGVASGPVSFMKIIDGATEQVRQGGTRRGANMGILHVQHPDILDFVRCKTHDGQIRNFNISVAATDEFMTAVKEDRLYALINPRTMQPIKHISARLVFDRIVEEAWKTGDPGLFFIDRANRACPIPNMGEIVSTNPCGEIPLHGFDACTLGSIDLAKHLRILPGHDQYELDWERLDQTIRLAVRFLDNIIDANDHPLPQINAMTRQTRRIGLGIMGYARLLMMLGLPYGSEEAIRLTERLAHQMKAMAWRASEQLAHTRGVYPAWKGSKHEQEGRKVRHSYVTTVAPTGSISMIADTSAGCEPEFALVWFKHVLEGRKLPYLCDLFEATARREGWWHDVLIDKIAANHGSCRGLKDVPAHWQQVFTVAHDLTSEQHVQVQAAWQQFSDTAVSKTINLPSMATVEDVRHAYVLAWELDCSGITVYRDGSRASQVLNLGKADRNGSLSTNGTSQVPDADLPVAHPFELPDVLDAKRVHVKTTDGHVYVTISTLKTRPLEVFIHTPVEASNAEIYESFARVLSISLRSGVPVEALLEQLEKANQRYGSVASIPAAIIRALRMSQLIKENGEGLPPCPQCNQGTIRQENCLVCPHCSWTKCS
- a CDS encoding type II toxin-antitoxin system Phd/YefM family antitoxin → MKFITVRELRGRPSEVWSKLSRDKDLVLTSNGKPIAILSAVSEETLESSLVALRRARAVAAVEVMQSQSIAAGTDKLSLEEINAEIASTRKTRRR
- a CDS encoding putative toxin-antitoxin system toxin component, PIN family translates to MIVVVDTNVLVAGLLSPFGPPGEIVRMIASGTLTVAYDARIMAEYVEVLRRPKFSFGREHVDAFLDQLKATGTVAAGDPLPARLPDPNDEPFLEVALAGRVRCLITGNVKHFPPGARQGSQILTPREFLDFYRKSLRGKPRPG
- a CDS encoding IS5 family transposase; its protein translation is MSQQTFAEASFEQYRKPTRRERFLAEMEQVIPWSELAAVIEPYYPKAEGAGRPPVGVERMLRIHFLQHWFNLSDPAVEEALYDSRAMRQFVGIDLGREPVPDETTICKFRHLLEAHRLGEQLFALIRTYLAEQGLQISRGTIVDATIISAPSSTKNRTKERDPEMHQTKKGNQWYFGMKAHIGVDSRTKLIHSVAATAANVHDSQVLPELLHGQETRVWGDAAYSGQRDVIQQHVPGAKSFVQTKAHRHRPLSETERARNRTKSKVRAKVEHVFLVMKQIFGWAKVRYRGLAKNTNWLFVTCGLTNLYLARRRLLAGT